One window of the Leptotrichia massiliensis genome contains the following:
- the obgE gene encoding GTPase ObgE, translating into MFIDESVITVISGNGGDGAATFRREKFVQFGGPDGGDGGKGGDIVFIADPNINTLVDFKSSKKFKAQDGTKGSAARSTGKSGEDLIIKVPIGTMIRDFETNKLLLDLDNPNEKVIFLKGGDGGRGNIHFKSSVKKAPRIAESGREGVELKIKLELKLLADVALVGYPSVGKSSFINKVSAAKSKVASYHFTTLKPKLGVVRMGDEESFVVADVPGLIEGAHEGVGLGDRFLKHIERCKLIIHIVDISGLDGRDPKEDFVKINHELKNYSEKLSQKRQIVVANKIDMLYEDKKYDEFEKFVKENGAEYVYPVSVIANDGLKPVLSKAWELIQEIPREELEEVYSVEELIQENNKKEDWIIKKTADNVFEIDGRIVDDVLRKYVFIGEEGIINFLQKMRSLGMETELEKAGVEEGDIIIIAGYEFEYVI; encoded by the coding sequence ATGTTTATAGATGAAAGTGTAATTACGGTAATTTCTGGAAATGGAGGAGATGGAGCGGCTACATTCAGACGTGAAAAATTTGTCCAGTTTGGAGGGCCTGATGGTGGAGATGGTGGAAAAGGCGGAGATATTGTCTTTATCGCTGATCCAAATATTAACACTCTTGTGGATTTTAAGAGCAGTAAAAAATTTAAGGCACAAGACGGGACAAAAGGGTCTGCTGCACGTTCTACTGGAAAATCAGGGGAAGACTTGATTATAAAAGTTCCAATTGGAACAATGATTAGGGATTTTGAAACTAATAAACTGCTGCTTGATTTAGATAATCCAAATGAAAAAGTAATATTTTTAAAAGGTGGAGATGGTGGACGTGGAAATATTCATTTCAAATCATCAGTGAAAAAAGCTCCAAGAATAGCGGAAAGTGGGCGTGAAGGTGTAGAGTTAAAAATAAAGCTGGAATTAAAACTGCTTGCTGATGTGGCTCTTGTGGGCTATCCGAGCGTAGGAAAATCAAGTTTTATTAATAAAGTGTCAGCTGCCAAATCAAAAGTTGCAAGTTACCATTTTACAACATTAAAGCCTAAATTGGGAGTTGTCAGAATGGGAGATGAGGAAAGTTTTGTGGTGGCGGATGTCCCAGGACTTATTGAAGGAGCTCACGAAGGAGTGGGACTTGGAGATAGATTTTTAAAGCATATTGAAAGATGTAAGCTGATTATTCATATTGTGGATATTTCAGGACTTGATGGACGTGACCCTAAAGAAGATTTTGTAAAAATAAATCACGAATTAAAAAATTACAGCGAAAAGTTATCTCAAAAGAGGCAGATTGTAGTAGCAAATAAAATTGATATGCTCTATGAAGATAAAAAATACGATGAATTTGAAAAATTTGTGAAGGAAAATGGAGCAGAATACGTGTATCCAGTTTCTGTAATTGCAAATGATGGATTAAAGCCAGTTTTATCAAAGGCGTGGGAATTAATTCAAGAAATACCTAGAGAAGAGTTAGAAGAAGTTTATTCGGTTGAGGAACTAATTCAGGAAAATAACAAGAAAGAAGACTGGATTATTAAGAAAACAGCAGATAATGTATTTGAAATTGATGGGCGTATTGTGGATGATGTGCTGAGAAAATATGTATTTATAGGAGAAGAGGGGATAATAAATTTCCTTCAGAAAATGAGAAGTCTTGGAATGGAGACAGAGCTTGAAAAGGCTGGGGTTGAAGAAGGAGATATTATAATTATTGCTGGATATGAATTTGAATATGTGATTTAG
- a CDS encoding uracil-DNA glycosylase: MVNIGNDWDEIFKKEKEFEKDYYLDLRKFLVKEYKTKTIYPDKNEIFSAFKLTSYKDCKVVILGQDPYHGENQAHGLAFSVKQGVALPPSLKNIYKEIENEFGYKMSKNGFLEKWAKQGVLLLNTALTVVAGNANSHSKIGWEIFTDNVIKYLDRREDPIIFILWGNNAKSKKAFIDTNKHYILESVHPSPLSASRGFFGCGHFKKANDILKELGKEEIDWQM, translated from the coding sequence ATGGTTAATATCGGAAATGACTGGGATGAAATTTTTAAAAAAGAAAAAGAATTTGAAAAAGATTACTATTTGGATTTGAGAAAATTTTTAGTGAAAGAATATAAGACAAAAACAATTTATCCTGATAAAAATGAGATTTTTTCTGCATTTAAGCTAACTAGTTATAAGGACTGCAAAGTTGTAATTCTAGGACAGGATCCGTATCATGGCGAAAATCAGGCACATGGACTGGCATTTTCTGTAAAGCAGGGAGTTGCCTTGCCACCTTCCCTAAAAAATATTTATAAAGAAATTGAAAATGAATTTGGCTACAAAATGAGTAAAAATGGATTTCTTGAAAAATGGGCAAAACAGGGAGTCCTGCTTTTAAATACAGCACTTACTGTAGTTGCTGGAAATGCCAACTCACATTCAAAAATCGGATGGGAAATTTTTACAGATAATGTGATAAAATATTTAGATAGACGTGAAGACCCAATAATTTTCATACTTTGGGGAAATAATGCCAAAAGCAAGAAAGCCTTTATTGATACAAATAAACATTATATTCTAGAAAGTGTTCATCCAAGCCCATTATCTGCAAGCCGTGGATTTTTTGGATGTGGACATTTTAAGAAAGCTAATGATATTTTGAAAGAACTAGGGAAAGAGGAAATTGACTGGCAAATGTAA
- a CDS encoding trans-sulfuration enzyme family protein — MECDSVMRFETKTIHGIRKEKKKELWGTNVNFASTFPVAEFGVTQEFEYSRVSAPTRNELEEILAALENGKYGYAFSSGMATTTSVFTMFEAGDHIILSQDIYGGTYRIVHDIYSKFGLEYTFVDTTDLDNIRNAIKENTKAIFIETPSNPLLDVTDIKGVVEIAKKHNLITIADNTFMTPYLQKPLDFGIDIVIHSATKFLSGHHDLLAGVAITNDEGLAEKIKFSQVAAGALISPFDSWLLMRSLKTLKLRVEAAQTNTEKLIEFFQSHNAVDKIYYPTLDTNKGKKIHESQATGGGSVFSFTLKDDSKVKTFFESLNVALFAASLGGAETLVTHPSTITHAEMPDEEKEARGFTNSLIRIAVGFENIDDLIEDFKQALEK; from the coding sequence ATGGAGTGTGATAGTGTTATGAGATTTGAAACAAAAACGATACATGGGATAAGAAAAGAAAAGAAGAAGGAATTATGGGGAACAAATGTTAATTTTGCTTCAACTTTTCCTGTTGCGGAATTTGGAGTAACGCAGGAATTTGAATATTCAAGAGTTTCGGCTCCTACGAGAAACGAACTGGAAGAAATACTTGCTGCATTGGAAAATGGGAAATATGGGTATGCATTTTCATCGGGAATGGCGACTACAACGTCTGTATTTACAATGTTTGAAGCGGGAGATCATATTATTTTAAGTCAGGATATTTATGGTGGGACTTATAGAATTGTTCATGATATTTATTCAAAATTTGGATTGGAATATACTTTTGTTGATACAACGGACTTGGATAATATTCGAAATGCAATTAAAGAAAACACAAAAGCTATTTTTATTGAAACACCGTCAAATCCATTGCTTGATGTTACAGATATAAAAGGAGTCGTAGAAATTGCGAAAAAGCATAACTTGATAACAATTGCAGATAATACTTTTATGACTCCATATTTACAAAAACCGCTTGATTTTGGGATTGATATTGTAATTCATAGTGCAACTAAATTTTTATCTGGACATCATGATTTGCTGGCTGGAGTTGCGATCACAAATGATGAGGGGCTTGCGGAAAAAATTAAATTTTCACAAGTTGCGGCTGGAGCTTTAATTTCTCCATTTGACAGCTGGCTTTTGATGAGAAGTCTTAAAACATTGAAACTTAGAGTGGAAGCGGCACAAACAAATACCGAAAAACTGATAGAATTTTTTCAAAGCCATAATGCAGTTGATAAAATTTACTATCCGACTTTGGATACGAATAAAGGCAAAAAAATTCATGAAAGTCAGGCAACAGGCGGAGGTTCAGTATTCTCATTTACTTTAAAGGACGATTCAAAAGTAAAAACGTTTTTTGAAAGTTTGAATGTGGCACTATTTGCAGCGAGTCTCGGTGGGGCAGAAACTTTGGTAACTCATCCAAGTACGATTACACATGCCGAAATGCCTGATGAAGAAAAAGAGGCTAGAGGATTTACGAACTCATTGATAAGAATTGCAGTTGGATTTGAGAATATTGATGATTTGATTGAAGATTTTAAACAGGCATTGGAAAAATAA
- a CDS encoding ABC transporter ATP-binding protein, with translation MDENRKIAVNFENFTFKYESQSEPTLHNINLKIYEGEKVVIIGPSGSGKSTLGHCINGLVPYFYKGEITGKFEIYGKKCKEVFEHSKYVGTVLQDSDAQFVGLTVAEDIAFALENDEVKTQIMKEKVKEIAKFVKIETLLDLKPHDLSGGQKQKVSLAGIMVDDTNIVLYDEPLANLDPLSGKYAIELIDELHNNKKLTTIIIEHRLEDVLHRGIDRIIVVNEGRIIADDRPDNILTGNLLSSMNIREPLYISLLKYSNANLEKYSSISNIEKIDFSEPKDGILNWIKYNSPKAREKSEETLLKLENISFSYNKKRKILKNIDIDVKKGEMISIVGSNGAGKSTLSKVIAGFEKQDEGKIYYKNLDISDENITKRAEKIGFVLQNPNTMISKVTVFDEVALGLKTRGVSEDEIEKRVIEILEICKLKPFRKWPIKALSYGQKKRVTIASVLVLQPEMIIVDEPTAGQDLFHYKEIMEFLKQLNEFGITILFITHDMHLMLEYTDKAYVFNEGKIIKSGNPAQILVDRNVLEQANLKETSLHYVAEKTGINSEELIRTFVHYEKEQKKAGD, from the coding sequence TTGGACGAAAATAGAAAAATTGCTGTAAATTTTGAAAATTTTACATTTAAGTACGAAAGTCAGTCGGAACCTACATTACATAATATAAATTTGAAAATTTATGAAGGGGAGAAAGTCGTTATAATAGGGCCGTCAGGCTCTGGGAAAAGTACTTTGGGACATTGTATAAATGGACTTGTTCCTTATTTTTACAAGGGGGAAATAACAGGAAAGTTTGAGATTTATGGGAAAAAGTGCAAAGAAGTATTTGAACATTCTAAATACGTGGGAACTGTTCTTCAGGATTCGGATGCACAGTTTGTGGGGCTTACTGTTGCGGAAGATATAGCGTTTGCTCTGGAAAATGATGAAGTAAAGACACAGATTATGAAAGAGAAGGTAAAGGAAATAGCAAAATTTGTAAAAATTGAAACACTGCTTGACTTGAAGCCACATGATTTATCTGGGGGACAGAAGCAGAAAGTGTCACTTGCTGGAATAATGGTGGACGATACCAACATTGTTCTATATGATGAACCGCTTGCAAATCTTGATCCTTTGAGTGGAAAATACGCTATTGAACTGATAGACGAACTTCATAATAATAAAAAACTAACTACAATAATTATAGAGCATAGGCTTGAAGATGTGCTGCACAGGGGAATTGACAGGATTATTGTTGTGAATGAAGGCAGAATTATTGCTGACGATAGACCAGATAATATTTTAACTGGAAATTTGCTAAGCAGTATGAACATAAGAGAGCCTTTGTATATTTCCTTGCTAAAATACAGTAATGCCAATCTTGAGAAATATAGCAGTATTTCTAATATTGAAAAGATTGACTTTTCTGAACCAAAAGACGGCATTTTAAACTGGATAAAATATAATTCTCCGAAAGCAAGGGAAAAATCTGAAGAAACATTATTAAAACTTGAAAATATCTCATTTTCATACAATAAGAAAAGAAAAATATTAAAAAACATAGATATAGATGTAAAAAAAGGTGAAATGATAAGCATAGTTGGTTCAAATGGAGCTGGAAAATCTACGCTGTCAAAGGTTATTGCAGGATTTGAAAAGCAGGATGAAGGCAAGATTTATTATAAAAATTTGGATATAAGTGATGAAAATATAACAAAAAGAGCTGAAAAAATAGGTTTTGTGCTGCAAAATCCAAATACAATGATTTCAAAAGTTACAGTTTTTGATGAAGTTGCATTAGGACTGAAAACTAGAGGAGTTTCAGAAGATGAAATAGAAAAAAGAGTTATTGAAATTTTGGAAATATGTAAATTAAAGCCATTTAGGAAATGGCCTATAAAAGCACTTAGCTATGGACAGAAAAAAAGGGTTACAATAGCGTCTGTCCTTGTATTACAGCCTGAGATGATAATAGTGGACGAACCGACAGCAGGGCAGGATTTATTTCATTACAAGGAAATAATGGAATTTTTGAAACAGCTGAATGAATTTGGGATTACAATTTTATTTATAACGCATGATATGCATTTAATGTTAGAGTATACTGACAAGGCATACGTTTTTAATGAAGGTAAAATTATAAAATCAGGAAATCCAGCACAAATTTTGGTAGATAGGAATGTGTTGGAACAGGCAAATTTGAAGGAAACTTCACTTCATTATGTGGCAGAAAAGACAGGGATAAATTCCGAAGAGCTTATAAGAACATTTGTGCATTATGAAAAAGAGCAGAAAAAGGCAGGTGATTAG
- the miaA gene encoding tRNA (adenosine(37)-N6)-dimethylallyltransferase MiaA, with amino-acid sequence MQKKLKGIVIAGATGVGKTDLSIKLAKQLNAVIISADASQVYKELNIGTAKIAHEEMQRIPHYMIDIVNPDEDYSVGDFERAVNVILNENCQNTEKNVIIAGGTGLYIKSITDGFAQLPSKDEKIRADLENKNIEELHEILKRLDKKSYDEIDLSNKLRLVRAIEVCLLTGGKFSELRVQNVKNNNYEFLKIFLTRDRKELYERINKRVDIMISKGLVEEAHKIYTKYNKSCFKISSIGYKELFCYFDVKITLEEAIEEIKKESRRYAKRQMTWFKKEKNYITYNLSELTEDKVIKDIFEKWKKF; translated from the coding sequence ATGCAAAAAAAATTAAAAGGGATTGTTATTGCAGGTGCGACGGGAGTGGGGAAAACAGATTTGTCAATAAAACTTGCAAAACAATTAAATGCAGTGATTATATCGGCAGATGCATCTCAAGTTTATAAGGAACTGAATATTGGAACAGCAAAGATAGCTCATGAAGAAATGCAGAGAATACCGCATTATATGATTGACATTGTAAATCCTGATGAAGATTATTCTGTGGGAGATTTTGAAAGAGCTGTAAATGTTATTTTGAATGAAAATTGTCAAAATACTGAAAAAAATGTTATTATTGCAGGTGGAACAGGACTTTATATAAAATCAATTACAGATGGATTTGCACAGTTGCCGTCAAAAGATGAAAAAATTAGAGCTGATTTAGAAAACAAGAATATAGAAGAATTACATGAGATTTTAAAAAGGCTCGATAAAAAGTCTTATGATGAGATTGACTTATCCAACAAATTACGATTAGTCAGGGCTATTGAAGTTTGTCTTTTGACTGGTGGAAAATTTAGCGAATTGCGTGTTCAAAATGTCAAGAATAATAACTACGAATTTCTTAAAATCTTTCTTACACGGGATAGAAAAGAACTTTATGAGCGTATTAATAAGCGAGTGGACATTATGATTTCAAAGGGGCTTGTTGAAGAAGCACACAAAATATATACGAAATATAACAAAAGTTGTTTCAAAATATCGTCAATAGGCTACAAGGAATTATTTTGCTATTTTGATGTGAAAATAACGTTAGAGGAAGCCATTGAAGAAATAAAAAAGGAAAGTCGAAGATATGCAAAAAGACAAATGACATGGTTCAAAAAAGAAAAAAACTATATTACTTATAATTTGTCAGAATTAACTGAAGATAAAGTAATAAAAGACATTTTTGAAAAATGGAAAAAATTTTAG
- a CDS encoding PTS sugar transporter subunit IIA produces the protein MKILEYLTPERVKLHLTGETKKEIIKEMAQLFVESGVLDSEDLEEFVKEINEREKLTPTGMQDGIAIPHARTPFVKKLSLALGISNKGVDFESMDGEPSKLIFMIAAPEETKKEHLDLLAEISKLTYEEELIEQMENVDTIEEIFEKLKNI, from the coding sequence ATGAAGATATTAGAATATTTGACACCGGAAAGAGTAAAATTACATTTGACAGGAGAAACTAAAAAGGAAATTATTAAGGAAATGGCACAATTATTTGTGGAAAGCGGAGTGCTTGATTCAGAAGATCTGGAAGAATTTGTAAAAGAAATAAATGAAAGAGAAAAATTGACACCTACAGGAATGCAGGATGGAATAGCAATTCCGCATGCAAGAACACCGTTTGTAAAAAAACTTTCCCTTGCCTTAGGAATCTCTAATAAAGGTGTGGATTTTGAAAGTATGGATGGAGAACCTTCAAAATTAATTTTTATGATTGCAGCTCCAGAAGAAACAAAAAAAGAACATTTAGATTTGTTAGCTGAAATTTCAAAACTAACATATGAAGAAGAATTAATTGAGCAAATGGAAAATGTAGATACAATAGAAGAAATTTTTGAAAAATTAAAAAATATTTAA
- a CDS encoding GNAT family N-acetyltransferase, which yields MNFRKSTFDDVERILEIIEKAKIELRKLGLDQWQNGYPNREVIENDVKLGISYVLEDIEKNRNELESENLKKILGTIVLSPEKEEPYSKIEGKWISDDDYIVIHRLAVNSEIKNKGIATKILEFSEKECIKNKILSIKADTHENNEPMKRFLEKNGFSYCGVIYLDREPDVGEKRIAYEKIIKIPHKLL from the coding sequence GTGAATTTTAGAAAATCAACTTTTGATGATGTGGAGAGAATTTTGGAAATCATCGAAAAAGCAAAAATTGAACTAAGGAAACTTGGTTTAGATCAATGGCAAAATGGATATCCAAATAGGGAAGTTATTGAAAATGATGTAAAGTTGGGAATTAGTTATGTTCTTGAAGATATTGAAAAAAATAGAAATGAATTAGAATCAGAAAATTTAAAAAAAATTTTAGGAACAATTGTTTTATCGCCTGAAAAGGAAGAACCGTATTCCAAGATTGAAGGGAAATGGATATCAGATGATGATTATATCGTAATCCACAGGCTGGCAGTTAATTCTGAAATAAAGAATAAAGGAATTGCAACAAAGATATTAGAATTTTCGGAAAAAGAGTGTATAAAAAATAAAATACTCAGTATAAAAGCAGATACACATGAAAATAATGAGCCTATGAAAAGGTTTCTTGAAAAAAACGGATTTAGTTATTGTGGTGTGATTTATTTGGATAGAGAGCCTGATGTTGGTGAAAAGAGAATTGCTTATGAGAAAATAATAAAAATACCACATAAGTTGTTGTAA
- a CDS encoding adhesion protein FadA: protein MKKTIFFLVGIMMVSSIGFSAEKKTLESSLNSIESQFNELMKKEEAQKESYRQQKAQLEAEVEDLKSKQANREKLLEKLRVDSEVRWHRDKYKKILNNSETLYKNINKSIAAKEQKIAELDTLLSVMN, encoded by the coding sequence ATGAAAAAGACAATATTCTTTTTAGTTGGAATAATGATGGTTTCGTCAATAGGTTTCTCTGCTGAAAAAAAGACATTAGAAAGCAGCTTAAATTCAATTGAAAGTCAATTCAATGAATTAATGAAAAAAGAAGAAGCACAAAAAGAAAGCTATAGACAACAAAAAGCACAATTAGAAGCTGAAGTTGAAGATTTAAAATCTAAACAAGCTAATAGAGAAAAATTATTAGAAAAATTAAGAGTGGATTCAGAAGTTAGATGGCACAGAGACAAATATAAAAAAATACTGAATAATTCCGAAACTCTTTATAAAAATATAAACAAATCAATTGCAGCAAAAGAACAAAAAATTGCAGAATTGGATACATTATTATCAGTAATGAATTAA
- a CDS encoding OmpA family protein, whose translation MVRRTTTTIIALGLLVASPLMARRLTTTQMRENTIRINALELEEPAPEPIPEPVPEPPKEETFVFDSGRLNFDFDKSVVKPQYFELLRNVKDYAEQNDLRLTIIGHTDSKGTDAYNMALGMRRAVAVRDKLIEFGLDPARVLSVESRGESEPIAPNDTEQGRFENRRIEFKATK comes from the coding sequence ATGGTTAGACGAACAACAACAACAATAATTGCATTAGGGTTGTTAGTTGCTTCACCATTGATGGCAAGAAGGCTGACAACTACTCAAATGAGAGAAAATACAATTAGAATTAATGCTCTTGAGTTAGAAGAGCCAGCTCCAGAACCAATCCCAGAACCAGTACCAGAACCACCAAAAGAAGAAACATTTGTATTTGATTCTGGAAGATTGAACTTTGACTTCGATAAATCAGTAGTAAAACCACAATACTTTGAATTATTGAGAAACGTTAAAGACTATGCTGAACAAAATGACTTAAGATTAACAATTATAGGACATACAGATTCTAAAGGTACTGATGCTTATAATATGGCTTTAGGTATGAGAAGGGCAGTAGCAGTTAGAGATAAATTGATAGAATTTGGATTAGATCCTGCAAGAGTCTTAAGCGTAGAATCAAGAGGAGAATCTGAACCAATCGCTCCAAATGATACTGAACAAGGAAGATTTGAAAACAGAAGAATTGAGTTCAAAGCTACAAAATAG
- a CDS encoding thermonuclease family protein, whose translation MATKRRRKTGRSSKVGNEKLIAAIITVLLAIFGLAYNGVNSKSSKKRTKTTNSKKSTAAKSTKNNSSNAKVVQNPTILKGYQAVKVSDGDTMNVQKVENGKFTGEVIKIRMFGIDAPEKTQDYGNESKQALEKLVSGKTLEIEEKNRDRYGRTVAVVYADGKNVNEEMVKAGNAWWYQEYDKNDTRMQAYQENAKKNKLGLFGKRGYIEPWNYRREKKAAATGRTKNK comes from the coding sequence ATGGCAACAAAAAGAAGAAGAAAAACTGGAAGAAGTTCAAAAGTTGGAAATGAAAAATTAATTGCTGCGATAATTACTGTATTATTAGCAATATTTGGATTAGCATACAATGGAGTTAATTCAAAATCGAGTAAAAAAAGAACAAAAACAACCAATTCCAAAAAAAGTACAGCTGCAAAAAGTACAAAAAATAATTCTTCAAATGCTAAAGTTGTGCAAAATCCAACTATTCTGAAAGGTTATCAGGCTGTAAAAGTCAGCGATGGAGATACTATGAATGTTCAGAAAGTGGAAAATGGGAAATTTACTGGAGAAGTTATAAAAATTAGGATGTTTGGAATTGATGCTCCTGAAAAGACGCAGGATTATGGTAATGAAAGCAAGCAGGCGCTGGAAAAGCTGGTAAGTGGAAAGACACTTGAAATTGAAGAGAAAAACAGGGATAGATACGGCAGAACAGTTGCTGTAGTCTATGCTGATGGAAAAAATGTAAATGAGGAAATGGTAAAGGCTGGGAATGCATGGTGGTATCAGGAATATGATAAAAATGATACTAGAATGCAGGCTTACCAGGAAAATGCCAAAAAGAATAAACTTGGACTGTTTGGGAAAAGAGGATATATAGAGCCGTGGAATTACAGAAGAGAGAAAAAGGCGGCAGCAACGGGCAGAACTAAAAATAAATAA
- a CDS encoding energy-coupling factor transporter transmembrane component T family protein: MAGTFLLEYIEKDSVIHRLNGATKLICFILWTVAIMFTYDTRLLLALTFLGFVLFRISKIKFNEIKIVFYLITIFLVLNLIMIFLFSPLEGTKIYGTRHDILKIFGNYVITKEQLFYEFNIFIKYFSVIPVALLFIITTNPSEFASSLNRIGVPYKFSYAVSIALRYIPTVQEDFVTISKAQQAKGIDISKNVKLITRIKNISYTLMPLIFSSIEKIDIISNAMILRGFGKRKKRTWYQARKMKMPDVIAIVVTAIFVIISIVLIKINGGRFYNPFVN, encoded by the coding sequence ATGGCAGGTACATTTTTACTGGAATATATCGAAAAAGATTCTGTGATTCATAGACTAAATGGAGCGACAAAACTAATTTGTTTCATATTATGGACTGTTGCAATTATGTTTACTTACGATACGAGGCTTCTTTTAGCTTTGACATTTTTAGGATTTGTACTTTTTAGAATTTCCAAAATAAAGTTTAATGAAATAAAAATTGTATTTTATCTAATTACTATTTTTCTTGTATTAAATTTAATTATGATTTTTTTATTCTCTCCTCTTGAAGGAACAAAAATTTATGGAACAAGGCATGATATTTTAAAAATTTTTGGAAATTATGTGATAACGAAGGAACAGCTATTTTATGAGTTTAATATATTTATAAAGTATTTTTCGGTTATTCCTGTCGCTTTGCTGTTTATAATTACAACAAATCCAAGCGAGTTTGCGTCTTCATTAAACAGGATAGGTGTGCCGTACAAATTTTCTTATGCAGTTTCGATTGCACTAAGATATATTCCAACTGTGCAAGAGGACTTTGTTACAATTAGCAAGGCACAGCAGGCAAAAGGAATAGATATTTCCAAAAATGTAAAATTAATAACAAGAATAAAAAATATATCCTATACATTAATGCCGTTAATATTTTCAAGCATTGAAAAAATAGATATTATAAGCAATGCAATGATTTTAAGAGGATTTGGAAAAAGAAAAAAGCGAACGTGGTATCAGGCAAGAAAAATGAAAATGCCAGATGTTATAGCAATAGTTGTAACAGCAATATTCGTAATTATTTCAATTGTACTTATAAAAATAAATGGTGGAAGATTCTATAATCCTTTTGTGAATTAG